Proteins from one Hydrogenivirga caldilitoris genomic window:
- a CDS encoding permease: MIHLEFLKVFWDYTLDVLPYFLLAALAGATLQTFVGDRFLSRKLLSSPLAPFFAAMLGATVPVCSCSMIPIARAIDSLSGKSYAPVVAFLVTAPVLSPVVLVLTAGMLGMEMTLFRVAFPLLYAMSIAYLSSLVFKKHLSLPLFQGSGSRVNSKHLFVRNLRSLLFSTGKYLLLGLAIAALIKVLTPPNLIASFSGSILSYPLISLLSVPVYVCSGEEVPIGRSLRDMGMSDGQVLTFMLASSGICIPTIAALFSFLPRKLVLLYTLSWFVFATLVGMIVDFSSALNLTIGFSRFVGTSE; this comes from the coding sequence GTGATACACCTGGAATTTCTGAAGGTTTTCTGGGATTATACCCTGGATGTACTGCCTTACTTTCTCTTGGCTGCCCTGGCTGGGGCTACACTTCAAACCTTTGTTGGAGATAGGTTTTTGAGCAGGAAGCTCCTCTCCAGTCCCTTAGCCCCATTCTTTGCCGCAATGCTGGGTGCAACGGTTCCTGTATGTTCCTGTTCCATGATACCGATTGCCAGAGCCATAGACAGCCTTTCTGGAAAGAGTTACGCGCCGGTTGTGGCTTTTCTGGTTACTGCTCCCGTTCTCTCCCCTGTGGTTTTAGTTCTGACCGCCGGGATGCTCGGTATGGAGATGACCCTCTTTAGGGTTGCGTTTCCTCTGCTCTACGCTATGAGCATCGCCTACCTTTCTTCTCTTGTTTTCAAAAAGCATCTTAGTCTCCCGCTGTTTCAAGGTTCTGGCTCAAGGGTGAATAGTAAGCACTTGTTTGTTAGGAACCTTCGTTCCCTGCTTTTTTCCACAGGAAAATACCTTCTTCTAGGTCTTGCGATAGCGGCTCTGATTAAGGTTCTTACTCCTCCGAACCTTATAGCCTCCTTCTCCGGCTCTATCCTTTCATATCCCCTGATAAGTCTGTTGTCCGTGCCTGTTTACGTCTGCTCCGGAGAGGAGGTTCCCATCGGCAGGTCTCTGAGGGATATGGGGATGAGCGATGGGCAGGTTCTTACCTTTATGCTTGCCTCCTCCGGGATATGTATCCCAACTATAGCAGCCCTCTTTAGCTTCCTACCTAGGAAGCTTGTCCTGCTCTATACTTTGTCCTGGTTTGTATTCGCAACGCTGGTGGGTATGATTGTAGACTTTTCCTCCGCTTTAAACCTTACTATAGGCTTCAGCAGGTTTGTGGGGACCTCGGAGTAG
- the lysA gene encoding diaminopimelate decarboxylase: protein MLDEKVLKEYNPYLEVKDGELYLEGVSLKSLAQEFGTPLYVYSASYIRDRIKAYKEAFSGALICYAVKANFNPEVIRVAGEEGAGADIVSGGELLAALKGGIDPAKIVYAGVGKTVPELELAVEKEILMFNVESRDELYVLDEIAGRLGKKARIAIRVNPDVDPKTHPYISTGMKKSKFGVNFETAKEEYRLARELKNLEIVGIHCHIGSQLLDVSPYREAVEKVVGLYRELTEEGFEIRYLDIGGGLGIKYKPEDRGPSPHELAKEVLPLLEGVEAQLILEPGRSITGNAGLLISQVQFLKDKEIKHFIIVDAGMNDLVRPAIYDAYHHVVPVESKGREHIIADIVGPICETGDFLARDRRIEWLERGDYIAVLSAGAYGFAMASHYNVRPRPAEVLIENGSYRLIRKRESYEYILNTI, encoded by the coding sequence ATGCTTGATGAAAAGGTGCTTAAGGAGTATAACCCATACCTGGAAGTAAAAGATGGAGAGTTATATTTAGAAGGCGTATCGCTGAAAAGTTTAGCTCAGGAATTTGGAACTCCCCTCTACGTTTACAGTGCCTCTTACATAAGGGATAGAATAAAAGCTTACAAGGAAGCCTTTTCGGGAGCTCTTATATGCTACGCCGTGAAGGCTAACTTCAACCCAGAAGTAATAAGGGTGGCTGGGGAAGAGGGTGCTGGAGCAGACATAGTCTCCGGGGGTGAGCTTCTTGCCGCTTTGAAAGGCGGAATTGACCCTGCAAAGATAGTTTACGCAGGTGTGGGAAAAACCGTTCCGGAGCTTGAGTTAGCGGTGGAAAAAGAGATACTTATGTTCAACGTGGAGTCCAGGGACGAGCTTTACGTCCTTGATGAGATAGCTGGACGGCTGGGAAAGAAGGCACGCATAGCCATAAGGGTGAACCCGGACGTTGACCCCAAAACCCACCCCTACATATCCACGGGCATGAAGAAGAGCAAGTTCGGTGTCAACTTTGAAACCGCAAAGGAGGAGTACAGGCTCGCAAGGGAGCTTAAGAACCTTGAAATAGTTGGAATACACTGCCACATAGGTTCCCAACTGCTTGACGTATCTCCCTACAGGGAAGCTGTTGAAAAGGTGGTGGGTCTATATAGAGAGCTTACAGAGGAAGGTTTTGAGATCAGATACTTGGACATAGGCGGCGGTTTAGGTATAAAGTATAAACCTGAGGACAGAGGACCCTCACCTCATGAACTCGCTAAGGAGGTCCTGCCACTGCTTGAGGGTGTTGAGGCACAGCTTATTCTTGAACCGGGCAGGTCTATCACCGGCAACGCCGGTCTTCTAATATCCCAAGTCCAGTTCCTAAAGGACAAGGAGATCAAACACTTCATAATAGTGGATGCAGGAATGAACGATCTGGTAAGACCGGCTATATACGATGCTTACCACCACGTAGTACCAGTGGAAAGTAAGGGGAGAGAACACATAATAGCCGATATAGTAGGTCCCATATGTGAGACGGGAGACTTCCTTGCCAGGGACAGGAGGATAGAATGGCTGGAAAGGGGGGATTACATAGCGGTACTTTCAGCAGGGGCTTACGGCTTTGCAATGGCATCCCACTACAACGTCAGACCCAGACCAGCTGAAGTTCTGATAGAGAATGGCTCTTACAGACTTATACGGAAGCGTGAGAGTTACGAGTATATACTCAATACTATATGA
- the mutL gene encoding DNA mismatch repair endonuclease MutL, translating to MFVKILPPEVRSRIAAGEVIESPADVVKELLENALDANATKIEVETSKGGKRLILVRDNGIGIHPEDVDKVVLEGATSKIESEKDLLTLTSYGFRGEALHSIASVSRLRISSRFFQEKEGYEIEVEGGKVVSKVKRGMPVGTEVEVRDLFFNVPARRKFLRREDTERRKILQLIREYALVNPEVEFLFFSNAREVLSLKPSEERKRIEELFGGKFELIREEREFLKLRAYVRRNVSHGEFHVFINSKPVSMRTLKEFLKKTLGYRTQAVIFIDLPPFMVDFNVHPKKKEAKFLKERKTLSLLRSALVGRGAEIEFSYLEQEVPKYETEFKILGQLNDTLILAQRGDYLYFFDQHLISERLYYESLGETQRADSLACRSALKAGERLTQRQMEELIEAWKNLKNPHVCPHGRPIYYMVHLKEIYEKLGRSF from the coding sequence ATGTTTGTGAAGATTCTCCCTCCGGAGGTAAGGAGCAGGATAGCAGCAGGAGAGGTTATAGAGTCCCCTGCTGACGTGGTGAAGGAGCTTTTGGAGAACGCCCTTGATGCTAACGCTACAAAGATAGAGGTTGAAACTTCAAAGGGAGGAAAGAGGCTCATACTTGTCAGGGACAACGGTATAGGCATACATCCGGAGGACGTAGATAAGGTGGTTTTAGAGGGAGCTACCAGCAAGATAGAGAGCGAGAAGGACCTTTTGACTCTCACAAGTTACGGCTTCAGAGGGGAAGCTCTCCATTCCATAGCATCTGTTAGCAGGTTGAGGATAAGTTCAAGGTTCTTTCAGGAAAAAGAAGGTTACGAAATAGAAGTTGAAGGGGGTAAGGTGGTCTCAAAGGTTAAGAGGGGTATGCCTGTTGGCACAGAGGTTGAGGTCAGAGACCTCTTCTTCAACGTTCCCGCAAGGAGAAAGTTTCTGAGGAGGGAAGATACGGAGAGGAGGAAAATACTCCAACTTATCAGGGAGTATGCCCTCGTAAACCCGGAGGTTGAGTTCTTGTTTTTCTCCAACGCCAGGGAAGTTCTTAGCCTGAAACCCTCTGAGGAGAGAAAGCGGATTGAGGAACTCTTTGGGGGGAAGTTTGAGCTTATCAGAGAGGAGAGGGAGTTTTTGAAATTACGAGCTTATGTGAGAAGAAACGTTTCTCATGGGGAATTTCATGTGTTCATAAACTCAAAGCCTGTCAGTATGAGAACTCTGAAGGAGTTTCTTAAAAAAACCCTGGGCTATAGGACACAGGCTGTAATCTTTATTGACCTTCCTCCCTTCATGGTTGACTTTAACGTTCACCCCAAGAAAAAGGAAGCGAAGTTCCTTAAGGAGAGGAAGACCCTTTCCTTACTGAGGAGTGCTTTGGTTGGAAGGGGTGCTGAGATTGAGTTTTCTTACTTAGAGCAAGAAGTCCCAAAGTATGAAACGGAGTTCAAGATTTTAGGTCAGCTCAATGACACACTTATCCTGGCACAGAGAGGCGATTACCTTTACTTCTTTGACCAGCACCTCATATCTGAGAGGCTTTACTACGAGAGCCTGGGTGAAACTCAACGTGCCGACAGTTTAGCGTGCAGGTCCGCCCTAAAAGCTGGGGAAAGACTAACCCAGAGGCAGATGGAGGAGCTCATTGAGGCTTGGAAGAACCTGAAGAATCCCCACGTGTGTCCCCATGGTAGACCGATATATTACATGGTGCACTTGAAGGAAATATACGAGAAACTCGGCAGGAGTTTTTAG
- a CDS encoding YebC/PmpR family DNA-binding transcriptional regulator, whose product MAGHSHWAQIKHKKAKIDAQRGKLFSKLIKEITVATRLGGPNPEFNPRLRTAIEQARKANMPMETIERAIKKGSGELEGESYEEVIYEGYGPGGVAVMVITTTDNRNRTSAEVKHAFSKHGGSLGSSGCVSYLFERKGYIEVPASDISEEEIFEKAVEAGAEDVQSGLEIHQVYTSPEELYEVKEKLEKLGVPVEKAQITWIPVSTVSVSDAETAKRVLKLIDALDDLEDVQQVIANFEVPEEVLQQVEA is encoded by the coding sequence ATGGCAGGACATAGCCACTGGGCTCAGATTAAGCATAAAAAGGCGAAGATAGACGCTCAGAGAGGGAAACTCTTTAGCAAGCTGATAAAGGAGATAACGGTTGCTACAAGGTTGGGCGGTCCGAATCCTGAGTTCAACCCCAGGCTAAGGACTGCAATAGAACAGGCCAGAAAGGCAAACATGCCCATGGAAACCATAGAGAGGGCTATAAAGAAGGGTAGCGGTGAACTTGAGGGTGAGTCTTACGAGGAGGTCATATACGAGGGCTACGGACCTGGTGGTGTTGCCGTTATGGTTATCACTACTACAGATAACAGAAACAGAACCTCAGCCGAGGTAAAACATGCATTCTCAAAACACGGTGGCAGTCTGGGTTCTTCCGGTTGTGTATCTTACCTCTTTGAGAGGAAAGGCTACATAGAGGTGCCGGCAAGTGATATTTCTGAGGAAGAAATCTTTGAAAAGGCTGTAGAGGCGGGAGCTGAAGATGTCCAGAGTGGCTTGGAGATTCACCAGGTTTACACCTCTCCTGAAGAGCTTTATGAGGTAAAGGAGAAGCTTGAAAAGTTGGGCGTTCCCGTTGAGAAAGCCCAGATAACCTGGATACCGGTCTCCACCGTTTCCGTTTCAGACGCCGAAACGGCAAAGAGAGTCCTTAAGCTCATAGATGCCTTGGATGACCTGGAAGACGTTCAACAGGTTATAGCTAACTTTGAGGTTCCCGAGGAGGTTCTTCAGCAAGTAGAGGCGTGA